GCTGCCGGCGATCTCGGCCAGGTAGCGCACCCGCTTCTCGGGGATGCTCGGGTGCAGCCCGGTGGAGTGCCGGGTCTCGACCCGGGGGAGCACACCCTCGCCGAGCACGAGCCCGGACTCGGCGAGCAGGCCGCGCAGGTGCTGGTAGAGCGCGGTGACGCCGTCGTCGTCGAAGGCGGCCGCGGAGGTGCCGTAGACCGGCATCTCGTCGGGGGAGGAGGTGAACGCTTCCCGGTTGCGCACGAGCTGGCGCGAGACGTCGCGCAGCGCGTCCTCGGCGCCGCGACGCTCGAACTTGTTGATCGCCACGACGTCGGCGAAGTCGAGCATGTCGATCTTCTCGAGCTGGCTGGCGGCACCGAACTCGGGGGTCATCACGTAGAGCGAGACGTCGACGAAGTCGCTGATGCCGGTGTCGCCCTGTCCGATGCCGGGGGTCTCGACGATCACCAGGTCGACGGAGGCCTTCATCACCGAGAGCACCTCGGCGAAGTGATCGGGCACCTCGTGGCCGCCGCGGGTCGCCAGCGAGCGGTAGAAGGTGGTCGAGCCACCGTCGGTGATCGCGGCGAGCGAGTTCATCCGGATGCGGTCGCCGAGGAGCGCGCCGCCGCCGCGTCGTCGCGTCGGGTCGATGGCGAGCACGCCGACGCGGATCTTGTCCTCCTGGTCGATGCGCAGGCGCCGGACCAGCTCGTCGGTGAGGGAGGACTTGCCCGATCCACCGGTGCCGGTGACGCCGAGCACGACGGCCTGGTCGGCCTCGTGCAGGCGCGCCAGGAAGTCGTCGGGGAGCCGGCCCTGCTCGGCACCCGTGATCGCACGCCCGATGGAGTGTCCGTAGCCGGCGATCACCCCGTTGGGGGTGACGTTGAAGATCGGCCACAGGTCGCGGTCGATGTCGCGCACCACCGAGTTGATCATCCCCGGCAGGCCCATCCGCTGGCCCTCCTCGGGGGAGAAGATCTTGACGCCCGAGTTGGCGAGCCGCTCGATCTCGTAGGGCACGATCACGCCGCCGCCACCGCCGACGACCTTCACGTGGCCGGCGCCGCGATCCTTGAGCGCGGAGACGAGATACTCGAAGAACTCCACGTGGCCGCCCTGGTAGGAGGAGACGGCCACGCAGTGGGCGTCCTCCTGCACGGCGGCGTCGGCGATCTCGGTGACCGAACGGTTGTGGCCGAGGTGGATCACCTCGCACCCCTGTGCCTGGAAGATGCGGCGCATGATGTTGATCGCCGCGTCATGCCCGTCGAACAGGCTGCTCGCAGTCACGATCCGCACGTGGTGCTGGGGGATGTGGAGGTCGGTCATTCGGGGTGCTCCGCCAGTCGTCGGTAAAATAGTTGGACGTCCAAGTAATTACCAGGATAAGTCGTCCGGGCGCTACTCGCCAGTCCGCATGCTCGTCCCGACCGAATCCCCCGAGGCCTCCCGGAGCTGGGAGAGCAGCGCGGTCAGCTCGCGCACCTCCTCGATCCCCGGCTTCTCGAAGACTTCGGTGTTGAGCGAGACGGTGGCGGCCTCGACGGCCTCGCGTCCCTCGTCGGTGATGGCGGCGAGCACCACACGCCGGTCGGTCTCCGAGCGGGCGCGGCGTACGAGGCTCTGCTTCTCCAGCCGGCCGACGGCGCTCGTCACCGACGCGGGGTGGACCTGGAGGCGGGAGCCGAGTTTCGCCATCGGCAGCTCGCCGCCGTGGGTGAAGGCGAGGAGCCGGAGCACCTCGTAGCGCGCGAAGGAGAGGTCGTGGGGGCGCAGCGAGGCGTCGATGCGCTCCATGACGAGCTGGTGGACGCGCGCGAGCGAGGTGACCAGTGCCATGCCGTCGGCGGCTGCGTCCCAACCGTGCGCGATCCATTGCCGTTGCGCCTCACGGATGGGATCCATGCGATCAGCATCACATGGATGCGT
The sequence above is drawn from the Nocardioides albertanoniae genome and encodes:
- a CDS encoding MarR family winged helix-turn-helix transcriptional regulator, with translation MDPIREAQRQWIAHGWDAAADGMALVTSLARVHQLVMERIDASLRPHDLSFARYEVLRLLAFTHGGELPMAKLGSRLQVHPASVTSAVGRLEKQSLVRRARSETDRRVVLAAITDEGREAVEAATVSLNTEVFEKPGIEEVRELTALLSQLREASGDSVGTSMRTGE